The following is a genomic window from uncultured Fibrobacter sp..
GGGCGGCACCGTCTCGGATAACATGTGGCCCGTGGCCTCCGACTCCATGAACACGACCACGAGATTCGCCGAGTTCTATGTCGACCGCAGCGCTCCCGTCATTTCGAACGTTTCTGTGACCTCCGACTCTGGGGCAACTTCGATTTACTCCACCCTCACACGCCCGCAACGCAATTCACAGTATGCTTATGCCACTGGGGATAGCCTTGCGAAGATTACTTACAGAGTTGCCGAATCGCTGAACGGCCGCGACAGCGTCCCGGTGACGGTCGCATGGAACTTTGTACATGTGGGCGACACTACCGCGATGGACCGCGCGGGCGATTCTGTATGGGTCAAGTCTAGTGGCACGGCCTCCGCAACATGGCGTGAGGGTGCCACCATGCGTCTCATGGATGGTGATTACGCCATCCGCGCCCTTGCTCGTGATGCCGCAGGCAATACCGCCCGTTATACACATTCCAAGACGCTCCGTGTCGATAGGACTCCGCCGCATATTGTGAGCCTCGTGAGCACTCGTTTGGTATATCCGGATTCCGCGGGCCCCTTCTCTGCAACAATTGCCGTAGACGAGAAATATGACGCTCCGACGAATCGTACGGGCATGCGCTGCTATTATAATGTAAGCGGCTGTGGTCGCACGGCTCCGTCCCTGTGGAAACCTGTCTCGAACAATGTGCTTCACGGCGATTCGCTGACTTTTTCTCTTGATTCCGTTGTGGGCACACACGGCAAGTGCTACCTGAATGCCGTCTGTGTCGATGCTGCGGGCAACGCTTCTGCCAGGACAGATCTGTTCTACATTGGCGAACGCACTCCTGTCATTACCTCGCCAAAGTCGATTGTCGCGACGCCTCTTGTGGCGATTACGGGTGTTGCCCCGCCACGCGGCGGCAACGATTCCCTGCATACGGTGTACCGTATCCGCTACGCAGCGGCCGACACGACCGGCAGTGGGGCGCCCCTTGCCTGGAATACCGCGAAAGTCTCGGTCGTCTCGGCTATTCGCAACGATACGCTCCCGTATGTCTCGAAAATTTCGCAGAGCGAGGACGGCGTGCTGGGCTACATTGACCGTAGTCTCGGTGGCAAAAAATATCTCGAGGGTACGTACGTTATCGAACTCGGGACATGTGCCGGGCCGGAATGCCTCGGCGGTGCCGACAGTCTGTGGCTCACCGACACGATGACCGTCTTGTTCAATGCTCCGCAGGATTCCCTTTTCGGCGATACGCTGCACTGGAAACTTGTACTTGATCCCAAGAGCGTACATGTCGGGCAGGATACCCTTGGCGTGTCGCTTGTCCTTTCCGGCGATTTCAACGGCAGTTACTTTGCACGAGTCTATGCCAAGGATTCCAAGGGAGTGGGCATGTTCGACGAGTCTGTCAACAAGGTCTGGAAGAATCCCTATTACGGAAGTCCTGCCGATACGCTGTCCGATAGCAGTGCCGTGTGGTTCTATGAACTGGATGACGGATATCATCTGCAGTGGAGAGGGCTTGCTGCCGGTGATTCCCTGCGGGTGTCTTTCGATTCCGCCGGATTCGGCGGGACGTGCATGGCTCCGGATGCAGTGTCGAACTTGGCCGATTGCAGTGTGCGTACTGGTGGCTACGACCTGTCTTCGTTGTATTCCGCGGCCAGTTGGTATCTTGAGGATTTTTCGAAATGGCTCCCGCCTTCGGTCGTGAACGGGGAAATGCTCGTGAGCGGTGATTCCGGGCATGTGGTGATGAAGGCGACAAACGCCTTCCGCATTTCGCGTGCGGGAAACCTTGGCGATACGGCATTGCCCAAAATGCGAGTCTATTTCGGTGAAAATGCCCGTGACGGTTTCTACTGGGTGGCGAATGGGAGTTTCGGCAGCGATACGCTCAACCCGCTCGCAATGGGCTGGACCGTGAATCCGCAAACTTACGGGCTCAAGTTCAGATGGCCGGGCTTCCCCGAGACGGGTATGTACCCCGCTTCCGGCACGATGAAGGTCTATATGGAAATCACGGAGAACGTGGTTGACAATCCCCGCATGTACCTGGATTCCCAGGAAGTCGACATAACGCTCGATTCCGTGAAAGTCGTGTTGCCGAGTTCCTTGCCCGATTATGTGTTGCTCAAGAACGACTCGACGCTTGTATGCAAGTCGCCTACGGATCCCGCCAGTTGCGAAAAGAGGGTGATGTGGCTAAAGACGATGGTCGCGAAGTACGGCGTCAAGAACAGGGATGCATGGGTCAAGGTAACTGTTTCGGACGCTTCTGGCCCGGTAGCCGTGTTGCAGGACGACTCCTCGACTATTTTGCGCGCGAATGCGAGCGATTCCGCCTATCAGGTACGCTGGAACGGCAAGAACAACCTCAGTACGGCAGAACTGAAGGAGGGAACGTACACGCTTACGGTTGTGGCGACGGCGGTGGATGGTTCCGGTGCCGACACGGCGTCGGCGACGTTCAATGCGAAGTTTGCGGAGACCATGTACGACTTGACTCCGGCTGATCCGACGGATGAAAACTATTATGGTCCCGCAATCCATATTTCCGAGGCGAAGTACGACACTAGTGTAAAGACATACCGGTACGAGCCTGTTGCGGACTATCTGGTGAAGGCGGAAGTCTCTGGGTATGATTTGCCTGCCGACACGCTTGCAAAGGGAATCTCGCTGCAGGGACAGATTACCGGAACGCAGGAGATTCTCGGGTACGAACCGAAACGCTTCAACCTGGCCATAAAGAGACACAGGAAGGAACTGAATTTGGTTGTGATAACGCATTTTTATGGAGAACTTGATGAAATTACTGGGTCAACTATTTTGGGGGCATCATCGTGTTCGGAGGAAGATTCTCATGATATAATAAATGATTTCGACATTCATCGAATGACTTTTTCAGAATACAATAGAGATACAGTACTTAACATCCATAAAAATCGTTCTGGAAGAGGATTTGATGGAGAAAATGGACCGTCTAGCGGTTATATGGAAATAATTGTACTCACGGAAATGCAATTTGAACAATTTAATCTTTCTAAGATAAGTTCACAAAGTCAATTTGATGCATTGAAAGGTGAAGCTGTATGGAATTTGAAAAATTATATAGAGGGGGATACTTTGAAGGGGGATACTTTGAAGGGGGATACTTTGAAGAGGGATTCTGTGTTCCATATTCCAGGAGGGAGTTCGGGAAATATCCTTTATGGATCATCTAAACAAGATGACTCATGTAAACCGAAATTCGATTCTTTGGGAATGATGGTGTCGTCTTGTAAAGACTCTACTGATAATTATAATCCAAATAAAAATTTGTTTGAAATAACTTTTGCTCCAATAGATGATTCGCGCTTTTATTCTGATAAGGGCTTGCCAAATCCAGATTGTGCAGATTATGAAAGATATAGGTTTGCGCATTTTAACATAACTTTTTTGATTCCAAATTCCTATTGGAACTCCGATTTCGGCATGGACAACCTCGTTAATCGTACGGTACGCTTTGACCATACGAATATTTCGTTGTTCGGTGACGATGGCTACTGGGCCGCATTGGATTCGCTTGGTCGTGTGCAACCGGGTTCAGGAAACTACTTTGATGGTGACTCGTGGGTTTTTGACATGGATTATGGCCTCCTGACCCCGTTTGAGACGCAATACCTTCCCTACTATGCCTCGAATACAATGCCGGGCGGCCTAAATACGTTCCTGTTCCCCGACGAGGATGCGCTGCATTCGCAGGCGGCACGATTTGATTTGCACTTCTATGGCGCGAATGCTCCAGGCGAAAGCTTTGTCACAAAGGTGCTTGGTGCACCGGATGCCGGTGAAGACACGTCTGCATGTAGTTACGATTCGACAAACATTTTCGTGGCTACAGGGGGGTATCCATATTGTCAAATTGAACACGATGGGACAGATTCCGTCAAGCATACGCCGTACTTTGCGGCGAACTCGAATGTCTCCTTCTATGTCGGTCTTAACAAGCGCCTTGGCAGCGTTAACCATAAAGTAACGGTTGCTTTCCCGCAACTTAGTAACTGGGTGAATACATCCGCCGATTCCGTTTGTAGTGATACCAACGATTGGAAATTTGTAATCGATGGTTCGAAACCTTGCTATAAGTATTACGGCTACGGTTCGCGTGTACACTATTACTATGGTGACTTTACGGATTCTGTTTGGGGTGCAAATATGATACGTCCGCAGGACGGTACGATAAGGAACCTGACGAATGATCCCTACTTTGTATTTAGGAATTCTCAGAACGTGTTGAAGAGCAGGCTTCTCAGTATGGGAACGGTTGGTTCTAGGGAATTCTCCTTGAGTGTGGTTCCGGACCCGAACGACTACGACCCGGCAAATCACAGGTTCGTCGTAAGCCTCGATACAGTGAGGGCCTTGGTCTCTTTGAAAGCCTCAGAATTAACGCTCAGTGTGGATACGCTGTATTCGTTGATGCACAATGATTCCCTCTCCCTGGCGGCTACGTACGATACTCTCTACATTAAAGCGCGTTCCATGGACACGAACGTCATCTATCGCAAGGCCGATGACAAACTTGCGCAAACGCCCGTGCGCCCGAAATCTGTAAAACTGTCAAGTTCGCAGCTTTATGCGGGGGGTAGCGTATGGATGAAGAACATTGCTGTCAAGTCCGCCCAGGTCTTGCACCTGGATTCCAGCGACCATTCGCACCTACAAGCCGACGGGAATTTCCCCAGCTTTAATGATCTGGAAATCGGTTTCAAGGACTCCATAGCGGTCAAGCGTCCGAAGGAACTCGTGGAGATAAGGGCTTACTTGAGGGAAAACGAAAAGTATCAGCTGGCATACTTGAACGGGAACGCATTCTATGTCGTTCCAAGGGACATGCTGGATTCGATGTGGAGGGATTCCATCAAGACGGGTTCCAGCGGATGGTATCGGCTCGGCTGGTTCGACGTGAACAGGTTGCAGGGCAATACCCAGTTCCTGCTCATGTGGGGTGACGGCTCCGGCGCTTCCAACATATTCAGCAAATTCGACATGGTCATAGGCCGTGCCGTGGATTCGACTGGAGGCAAGACGGTAAAGTCCCTGTTCGAAGAAGTCAATGTCACGTTCCCGGCAGGCTCCCTTGCAGAAAGTAAGGATATTACCGTCCGCACCATCGACGCCAAGGATTATCCGTTCGAGGTGTTCAACAATCTCGCACTCAAGGGCCCGATCGTGGAAGTTTTGCCGTCGATGCCCTTTACGAACGATTCCGTGCTTCCGCGAATCCAGATGAAGATAAGCTACGACGAGATGGAGGCAATGAACTCAACACCGGAGACAATCCGCCTGTACAAGGTGGACACGGCGAGCAAGAAGTTTGTCCCGCTGGAGAAAGCGTTGTACGGCTACCTGGATGCCAATGGCAATGCCCTTGTGTCCACCGGGGATACCGTGGCGACGTGTTCCTCCGCAAAGGATTTACGCTGCTATGACAGTACGTTGCAATGGGCCTACCTCCTGATTTCTGCCGAGACTCACTCCTTCTCGGTATTCACGGCGATGGATTCCGCCGTGGCGGAGACTCCTGACTTCAGCGTGACGGTGTTGCCGGAAGTGGCTTCCGCTGCAGGGCGCCATGTCCGTGTGGACGGCATTACGAGATTCAGGCTGTATATAGATGACGATTCGCTCTGGGCCGACCAGGGTGATGCGACTCCGCCTGTCGTGCTTGCGTTTACCGCGGATTCCAACGGCTTTGCGCAGGTGACGCTGCCGTCGCGCAACAAAGATATCGACACGAGTTTCGTGTTTGTGGTAGCGTTGAGCGAACCCGATACGGACGGAACGGTGGTTGAACTGCCTGCGGCTCCCGCTGTGGCGCGTGCATTGACTGTCAATACGCAGTTCTCTTGCACGGTTCCTGCCGATTCGCTGTGGCTCGGCCTAGACAACGGCTACTTGGCCTACGGTGCGGCTTGCACCCATCCGGGGTACGGGACCGTATCGCTTTACCGCGACGGGATAGTTGCTGCCGAGATTCGGGGCGATATTCCTGACACCGTCATATATGACGGATACAAGGCAGTTGGTATGGGCAAGATTGCACCGGGTGTTTACGAGTCACGCTATTTGGGTGTTTCGGCCCTTGGCTTGGATATGCAGCTTGCAGGGCCC
Proteins encoded in this region:
- a CDS encoding LamG-like jellyroll fold domain-containing protein, yielding MKKKIIALFALVLANSLYASWPMESVDMYNIVLVHGAADRWQGLDCENGDGGNPYTEAYSNKQGVVTDPSTCHLDSVEVPVPNESKPDSTRDSVFTRCDTAYYNPKRIGGVMKPNGDIGGMAVGMIKDLFPFLNDELFENPYAAYLQRPFVLPAGSPANNADEIGKSNWMGSGMCSARRSLIEEAKEFKAHGQDTLKMFRESPTAEYRKIASRNILVGHSMGGVAIREYVQGPNYNKDVDKIVTLDSPHEGTGSLNMLLALKERIKSGKKVTSEAKDALLPLGIAMVHDPMTVSLGLEALVSAYIIDVVQVAVDSAIIAILNDKGGFDYYFDDPLADYIDPNKDGGVKDLVKRETPDMPMIRILGGEHSMVFTDPEDYTVAGPLKGILPDEVALPTLNAWTFLGESGDKSTDYVNALAGFIFGLVGGVAVMDRGTALVPEWSSYGDNTKAFNAAGADVKKVRYEAALHARGYNPLTDTATWAIAAVDIEGEFAHMAAAVHALVVSSNLPIPEITTTMAIAMAITGAANIAKDIVSSTTGAVVNVPVLLAAVSDLQESHKIPAEGDFHREHFGEDRSYSIINGGSATARSYLMEDFLYEKPFVNLALSVSDPALRAVEPGCYYEADSAGKQQLCEVGLYDSLGNVAASSNGKMNYADFRKLPPLRFKSESDWSRVGLKLDRWERVDGLGPSGDSVKIPIRHVERYSVPDIVVDSFIVKYSFVIDDLMPHRLRQIRLNFNYQEEIAWECDVTKDPLAGDACTVYKRSGGSGWDTLQLEKHPVQKDGRFDFEPRKYNYTILSALQKDNQNTVTISTVNKIGLSNTQRLYYLFKATANKLDPVWPQRDVVLNKIKGFASYASALGYQGFRVKGAKDTIFRTDGTSSFSRLDMDMTIDSVYDASRVGQPGVSPTGFVYDSSSAYFASRQHDSDPAEGNYLWKFVANIRNTAAVSAGADSNTYEVPFRVDRTAPDFTLEPERSVMNPDSTMFMARYAWAGDSAQGPDIFAMRLTLEKFSNASSSGSPVFTKVAELRPYADVISPEFAIQWDASSLNTVRSRGDGLYRVRAYAADYAVPDTVVYGKMLSLYDSIILGGTVSDNMWPVASDSMNTTTRFAEFYVDRSAPVISNVSVTSDSGATSIYSTLTRPQRNSQYAYATGDSLAKITYRVAESLNGRDSVPVTVAWNFVHVGDTTAMDRAGDSVWVKSSGTASATWREGATMRLMDGDYAIRALARDAAGNTARYTHSKTLRVDRTPPHIVSLVSTRLVYPDSAGPFSATIAVDEKYDAPTNRTGMRCYYNVSGCGRTAPSLWKPVSNNVLHGDSLTFSLDSVVGTHGKCYLNAVCVDAAGNASARTDLFYIGERTPVITSPKSIVATPLVAITGVAPPRGGNDSLHTVYRIRYAAADTTGSGAPLAWNTAKVSVVSAIRNDTLPYVSKISQSEDGVLGYIDRSLGGKKYLEGTYVIELGTCAGPECLGGADSLWLTDTMTVLFNAPQDSLFGDTLHWKLVLDPKSVHVGQDTLGVSLVLSGDFNGSYFARVYAKDSKGVGMFDESVNKVWKNPYYGSPADTLSDSSAVWFYELDDGYHLQWRGLAAGDSLRVSFDSAGFGGTCMAPDAVSNLADCSVRTGGYDLSSLYSAASWYLEDFSKWLPPSVVNGEMLVSGDSGHVVMKATNAFRISRAGNLGDTALPKMRVYFGENARDGFYWVANGSFGSDTLNPLAMGWTVNPQTYGLKFRWPGFPETGMYPASGTMKVYMEITENVVDNPRMYLDSQEVDITLDSVKVVLPSSLPDYVLLKNDSTLVCKSPTDPASCEKRVMWLKTMVAKYGVKNRDAWVKVTVSDASGPVAVLQDDSSTILRANASDSAYQVRWNGKNNLSTAELKEGTYTLTVVATAVDGSGADTASATFNAKFAETMYDLTPADPTDENYYGPAIHISEAKYDTSVKTYRYEPVADYLVKAEVSGYDLPADTLAKGISLQGQITGTQEILGYEPKRFNLAIKRHRKELNLVVITHFYGELDEITGSTILGASSCSEEDSHDIINDFDIHRMTFSEYNRDTVLNIHKNRSGRGFDGENGPSSGYMEIIVLTEMQFEQFNLSKISSQSQFDALKGEAVWNLKNYIEGDTLKGDTLKGDTLKRDSVFHIPGGSSGNILYGSSKQDDSCKPKFDSLGMMVSSCKDSTDNYNPNKNLFEITFAPIDDSRFYSDKGLPNPDCADYERYRFAHFNITFLIPNSYWNSDFGMDNLVNRTVRFDHTNISLFGDDGYWAALDSLGRVQPGSGNYFDGDSWVFDMDYGLLTPFETQYLPYYASNTMPGGLNTFLFPDEDALHSQAARFDLHFYGANAPGESFVTKVLGAPDAGEDTSACSYDSTNIFVATGGYPYCQIEHDGTDSVKHTPYFAANSNVSFYVGLNKRLGSVNHKVTVAFPQLSNWVNTSADSVCSDTNDWKFVIDGSKPCYKYYGYGSRVHYYYGDFTDSVWGANMIRPQDGTIRNLTNDPYFVFRNSQNVLKSRLLSMGTVGSREFSLSVVPDPNDYDPANHRFVVSLDTVRALVSLKASELTLSVDTLYSLMHNDSLSLAATYDTLYIKARSMDTNVIYRKADDKLAQTPVRPKSVKLSSSQLYAGGSVWMKNIAVKSAQVLHLDSSDHSHLQADGNFPSFNDLEIGFKDSIAVKRPKELVEIRAYLRENEKYQLAYLNGNAFYVVPRDMLDSMWRDSIKTGSSGWYRLGWFDVNRLQGNTQFLLMWGDGSGASNIFSKFDMVIGRAVDSTGGKTVKSLFEEVNVTFPAGSLAESKDITVRTIDAKDYPFEVFNNLALKGPIVEVLPSMPFTNDSVLPRIQMKISYDEMEAMNSTPETIRLYKVDTASKKFVPLEKALYGYLDANGNALVSTGDTVATCSSAKDLRCYDSTLQWAYLLISAETHSFSVFTAMDSAVAETPDFSVTVLPEVASAAGRHVRVDGITRFRLYIDDDSLWADQGDATPPVVLAFTADSNGFAQVTLPSRNKDIDTSFVFVVALSEPDTDGTVVELPAAPAVARALTVNTQFSCTVPADSLWLGLDNGYLAYGAACTHPGYGTVSLYRDGIVAAEIRGDIPDTVIYDGYKAVGMGKIAPGVYESRYLGVSALGLDMQLAGPDVHTDSARPVIVEWSVTDSSDVLDRLFVVNARLMDTESGVARVVVTPVFGGDTLRIVTAVPDSAGNVEIPVRLTRKRLTECAGCVLSIAFRAEDYGHNHVERMYTSPDKLYPYPAQVALWYPAREGVGNYAHEFLGTGHDLELSGMGNPWNSDVGLYFFRWEDSALGVDTVNAGTSDSYSFEARIKDGNAKGVVWRRILGFSGIGGLEISLEARNGSIRLVEGTHMWGSSKALLRDKEWVHVVVTVDSSMVRFYVDGSPVDSSTAVPLEREFYGVFSAGKTDSVSFIGNVADIRMYTSALSPEQVLALSLPVTDEGEEVSDLIVVAIKDMNAVSGFKREFSCSVAGNKYLTSVADAATVSLPVIVQDAAEYNVVLYARSATAGNVSVAVGESAMQTGVVAVSNVWHAVTLSGVTVNLAAGTHTLKLRVPKGVEIGGFALSTADIPASMIAWGTSTADKVAGVVAADTARKIKSYLRYEGYPETSTLRPRIRLRNVSSTPVNGFSVRYYFRGEDASQARVDRYVPNDVSTFPSVHLESGRTGYVEWKFPNKQIPVNGTVFNGDGPHFGLYNSDFFPWNVSDDPSFVDPTSGLVPNVDGFYEDVGIIVLDNDYNLIGGSCAEMEDPTSLVTSARALAAAERDNNQMTEVHIKVENTGNVPLGNIDVRYYFYVGGNMTPILDVYYLSGCSSVTLQNLGNGRWQATAHYNGSLAPGQMWNDPVKFALRLQNWEHAWNASDDPSHDGLGHNFVEAHGVCVYDSAGNLLYGNAPAWGNPASSSSGSGSGGTDPTNHPGNGSSSGNIPPIVRTDDGLLVTMDSYAYVSLKLVNAHGEPIRTLFRGNLQAGQNLVHVNWNGIDMRNSFLVFKVNGTVRSTTELSLL